Proteins co-encoded in one uncultured Draconibacterium sp. genomic window:
- a CDS encoding TonB-dependent receptor plug domain-containing protein, with translation MKNISILLFSVLAFNLAGTAQERLLQGRVTTFDSIPLMKAVIEVASSDKQALSDTLGYFQVFCQNEDKIVVSARGFGKQKVKVEGNNKFILVNLKLKKGDYNKELAIGQGHVKESEKLFAMSSLDNEEVDYSRYPTLERAIAGRFSGVTVRNGEVIVRGNETFGAGNGALIVIDGVARGYSIAGIPPYNVKKITILKDASAAAYGSQGANGVVLIETKRGGDN, from the coding sequence ATGAAAAATATATCAATTCTCCTATTTAGTGTTTTGGCTTTTAATTTGGCCGGAACTGCACAGGAAAGACTGTTGCAAGGACGAGTTACTACCTTTGACAGTATTCCGCTGATGAAAGCTGTAATAGAGGTGGCTAGTTCCGACAAACAGGCTTTGTCTGATACGCTGGGGTATTTTCAGGTATTTTGTCAAAATGAAGATAAGATTGTGGTTTCGGCACGGGGGTTTGGAAAACAAAAAGTCAAGGTTGAAGGAAACAATAAATTTATCCTCGTTAATTTGAAATTGAAAAAGGGCGATTATAACAAGGAACTCGCAATTGGTCAGGGGCATGTAAAGGAAAGTGAAAAACTCTTTGCCATGTCTTCTCTGGATAATGAAGAGGTTGATTATTCAAGGTATCCAACTTTAGAACGTGCAATTGCCGGGCGTTTTTCCGGCGTAACCGTTAGAAATGGGGAAGTAATTGTTAGAGGCAACGAAACTTTTGGAGCCGGTAACGGTGCACTCATTGTTATTGACGGAGTTGCCCGGGGTTATTCCATTGCCGGAATTCCACCTTACAATGTAAAGAAAATTACCATTTTAAAAGATGCTTCGGCAGCAGCTTATGGTTCGCAGGGGGCAAATGGAGTAGTATTGATTGAAACCAAGCGGGGTGGCGATAATTAA
- a CDS encoding DUF6057 family protein, with product MNDSINKPKLLVIILPYLLLFLLGTFYLFHFTSYIFYSQEKSSLFLLTFSYLQEHLNQPGVFLIYLGELQKAFYYYPLLGSVLVALEICIIIFILQKIGFVLTRRSYYFIPFLVGGTLFYLQTDYQYQAFNNLGFLVQLLLFLWFTKTSKEFFKWLQVILFPAYYFLFGGYAVLLLGLVTIYFIQNRHWLKLLIGWVLAIIFFFIGEEFLFFQTTESLVRYPYSPEQIGGQIKMFLAVVGLVVIFPLLIRIQLGKLSAQQIRKVEVNAFFPFVVLIDLALIVMPRIDKKKLHYFHVEKLFHQQKYSELIDYNLRFPTTNSLTAFLTNVALAETGQLSTSLLLFPQSAGGNSLFLKWEMVNNVLERGGYFYYAVGMINEAQRWAYEYMVMKGNSPEVMKILIKTELIKGNYKVAEKYISMLESSLFYRNEAKAFRALLYNDKAIIVHHELGKKRALDTKSDFFVQSDNPLLNLDYIIETDSLNIPALEYKLAWLMLRKDVPALVAMLPAMEKAGYKKIPANVEEAVASYTMLKLGELPETQYLAVSENTKRQFGEFYRIFVENSSDQQRAQKALARYSNTYWYYVFFK from the coding sequence ATGAACGATTCAATTAATAAACCAAAACTGCTCGTAATAATTTTGCCGTATCTGCTTCTATTTTTGTTGGGTACGTTTTATCTGTTTCATTTTACCAGTTACATTTTTTATTCACAGGAAAAATCATCGTTGTTTTTACTCACCTTTTCTTATTTGCAGGAACACCTAAATCAGCCCGGAGTATTTTTGATCTATCTTGGAGAATTGCAAAAGGCGTTTTACTACTATCCTTTGTTGGGGAGTGTTCTGGTTGCACTTGAGATTTGTATAATTATATTCATCCTGCAAAAGATTGGTTTTGTGTTAACCCGGCGCAGCTATTACTTTATTCCATTTTTAGTTGGAGGCACTCTTTTTTATTTACAAACAGATTATCAATATCAGGCATTTAATAACCTCGGTTTTCTTGTTCAACTTTTGTTATTTCTGTGGTTTACAAAAACTTCAAAAGAATTTTTTAAATGGCTTCAAGTCATTTTGTTTCCCGCGTATTATTTTCTTTTTGGTGGATATGCAGTGTTATTGCTCGGTTTAGTTACGATTTATTTTATTCAAAACAGACATTGGTTAAAACTATTGATTGGCTGGGTGTTAGCAATCATATTCTTTTTCATTGGAGAGGAATTCCTGTTTTTTCAAACAACGGAAAGTCTGGTTCGTTATCCGTATTCACCGGAACAGATAGGTGGTCAGATAAAAATGTTTCTTGCAGTTGTTGGATTAGTTGTAATCTTCCCTTTGCTTATCCGAATTCAACTCGGCAAACTTTCCGCGCAGCAAATTAGAAAAGTTGAAGTAAATGCATTTTTTCCCTTTGTAGTGCTGATTGATCTTGCGCTGATTGTAATGCCACGAATTGATAAAAAGAAGCTGCATTATTTCCATGTTGAGAAATTGTTTCACCAGCAGAAGTATAGCGAACTGATCGATTACAATTTGCGTTTTCCTACAACTAACTCGTTAACCGCTTTTTTAACGAATGTGGCTCTGGCTGAGACTGGTCAGTTAAGTACTTCCTTGTTGCTTTTCCCTCAAAGTGCGGGAGGAAACAGCCTGTTTTTAAAGTGGGAAATGGTAAACAATGTTTTGGAACGCGGCGGTTATTTTTACTATGCTGTTGGGATGATTAATGAAGCGCAACGTTGGGCGTACGAGTACATGGTAATGAAAGGGAATTCACCGGAGGTAATGAAAATACTGATCAAAACCGAACTGATAAAAGGAAACTACAAAGTTGCGGAGAAATATATTTCAATGTTGGAGAGCTCGTTGTTTTACAGGAATGAAGCGAAAGCATTTCGGGCATTGTTGTATAACGATAAGGCAATTATAGTGCATCACGAGCTTGGGAAAAAGAGAGCACTGGATACAAAGTCCGATTTTTTTGTGCAGTCAGACAATCCACTGCTTAACCTCGATTATATTATTGAGACTGATTCGTTGAATATTCCTGCACTTGAATATAAACTTGCCTGGTTGATGCTTCGAAAAGACGTGCCTGCGCTTGTTGCGATGCTGCCGGCTATGGAGAAAGCCGGGTATAAAAAAATACCTGCCAATGTGGAGGAAGCTGTTGCCAGCTATACTATGCTGAAACTTGGAGAATTGCCCGAAACACAATACCTGGCCGTTAGCGAGAATACCAAAAGACAGTTCGGAGAGTTTTATCGTATTTTTGTTGAAAACAGCAGTGATCAGCAACGAGCTCAAAAAGCACTTGCCCGCTATTCGAATACCTACTGGTACTATGTTTTTTTTAAATAG
- the ilvD gene encoding dihydroxy-acid dehydratase, which produces MQNTLRSNTTTQGRRMAGARSLWRANGMKEEHFGRPVIAIVNSFTQFVPGHVHLHEIGQYVKGLIEKAGYFAAEFNTIAIDDGIAMGHDGMLYSLPSRDVIADSVEYMCNAHKVDAMVCISNCDKITPGMLMAAMRLNIPAVFVSGGPMEAGEVDDKYLDLVDAMVMAADTKIDDSYVKQVEENACPTCGSCSGMFTANSMNCLAEAIGLALPGNGTIVATHANRKKLFEEAAEKIIAATKAYYFEGNDSVLPRSIASRDAFLNAMKLDIAMGGSTNTVLHLLAIAHEAEVSFTMQDIDQLSRITPNLCKVAPNGHYHIQDVNRAGGILGILGELEKGGLMETNVSRIDGRTLGEAIAEYDIKRDTVTEDAINRFKSAPGGGRNLVMGSQQSTYKELDDDRANGCIRDFENAYNKDGGLAVLFGNIAEKGCIVKTAGVDSSIFKFTGTAKVFDSQDDAVNGILGDDVQKGDVIVIRYEGPKGGPGMQEMLYPTSYLKSMQLDKHCALITDGRFSGGTSGLSIGHVSPEAAGGGAIALIRNNDKIEIDITERSINLVISDEELQMRREEEDAKGEKAWKPASRKRNVSKALKAYASLVSSADMGAVRLID; this is translated from the coding sequence ATGCAAAATACATTGCGTAGTAATACTACAACTCAAGGCCGACGAATGGCAGGCGCACGTAGCCTCTGGAGAGCAAACGGAATGAAAGAAGAACACTTCGGAAGACCGGTGATCGCAATAGTAAACTCGTTTACTCAATTTGTTCCGGGGCATGTACACTTGCACGAAATTGGTCAGTATGTAAAAGGATTAATTGAAAAAGCCGGTTATTTTGCGGCCGAGTTCAACACCATTGCCATTGACGATGGTATTGCCATGGGCCACGACGGGATGCTTTATTCGCTGCCGTCGCGCGATGTAATTGCCGACAGCGTAGAATATATGTGTAACGCCCACAAGGTTGACGCAATGGTTTGTATTTCTAATTGTGACAAAATTACTCCCGGAATGTTAATGGCAGCCATGCGACTGAACATCCCGGCTGTTTTTGTATCAGGCGGCCCGATGGAAGCCGGTGAAGTTGACGATAAATACCTCGACCTTGTTGACGCAATGGTGATGGCTGCCGATACAAAAATTGATGATTCGTATGTAAAACAAGTAGAAGAAAATGCATGCCCTACCTGCGGATCGTGCTCGGGTATGTTTACTGCGAACTCAATGAACTGCCTTGCCGAAGCCATTGGACTGGCACTGCCAGGAAACGGAACAATTGTGGCAACGCATGCAAACAGGAAAAAGCTTTTCGAAGAAGCTGCTGAAAAAATTATTGCAGCCACTAAAGCATATTATTTCGAAGGAAACGATTCGGTACTTCCGAGAAGTATTGCTTCACGCGATGCCTTTTTGAATGCCATGAAACTTGATATTGCTATGGGTGGATCAACCAACACGGTTCTGCACCTGTTGGCTATTGCACACGAAGCCGAAGTTAGCTTCACAATGCAAGATATTGACCAGCTTTCGCGCATTACTCCGAACCTGTGTAAAGTTGCGCCTAACGGTCATTATCATATCCAGGATGTTAACCGTGCCGGCGGAATTCTTGGCATTTTGGGCGAATTGGAAAAAGGAGGTTTAATGGAAACCAATGTTTCCCGTATCGACGGAAGAACTTTGGGAGAAGCCATTGCCGAATACGATATAAAAAGAGATACTGTTACCGAAGATGCTATAAACCGGTTTAAATCGGCTCCGGGCGGAGGAAGAAACCTGGTTATGGGATCTCAGCAAAGCACCTACAAAGAATTGGACGACGACCGTGCCAATGGCTGTATCCGCGATTTTGAAAATGCCTATAACAAAGACGGCGGATTAGCTGTTCTTTTCGGCAACATCGCTGAAAAAGGATGTATTGTTAAAACTGCAGGTGTTGATTCATCAATTTTCAAATTTACAGGAACAGCAAAAGTTTTCGATTCGCAGGATGATGCGGTTAACGGTATTCTTGGCGACGACGTTCAAAAAGGAGATGTAATCGTTATTCGTTACGAAGGACCAAAAGGAGGCCCTGGAATGCAGGAAATGCTTTACCCTACTTCGTACCTTAAATCGATGCAACTGGATAAACACTGCGCACTAATTACTGACGGAAGATTTTCAGGTGGAACATCAGGATTATCAATCGGGCACGTTTCTCCTGAAGCTGCGGGAGGCGGTGCAATTGCTTTGATTCGAAACAACGATAAAATTGAAATCGATATTACTGAACGCTCGATTAACCTGGTTATTTCCGATGAAGAATTACAAATGCGACGTGAAGAAGAAGATGCAAAAGGCGAAAAAGCCTGGAAACCGGCATCGCGCAAACGTAATGTATCGAAAGCATTAAAGGCTTACGCAAGCCTCGTATCATCAGCAGATATGGGAGCAGTAAGATTGATCGACTAA
- the ilvB gene encoding biosynthetic-type acetolactate synthase large subunit codes for MTAKKVTGSQALILSLMEEGVDTIFGYPGGAIMPVYDALYDFDKEVKHVLTRHEQGAIHGAQGYARVSGKPGICFATSGPGATNLMTGIADAMIDSTPLVCITGQVAEPLLGTDAFQESDVVGMSIPVTKWNYQVTTPEEIPTAIAQAFYIATTGRPGPVLIDVTKDAQFGELDFEYEKCTKIRSYVPETQVDPHQVKAAAELIDEAKKPLILFGHGIIIGRAEEELKAFIEKTGIPAAWTLMGLSALPTQHPLNVGMLGMHGNYGPNKLTNEADLIIAVGMRFDDRVTGKVSEYAKKAKIVHLEIDPAEVDKIIKTDVSVLGDAKKALKMLIDNVKENNHDSWLEEFKKCDAIENEKVIQKDLHPTKPGLTMGEAVRIASEKTNHEAILVTDVGQHQMIAQRYFKFKNSRSNVTSGGLGTMGFGLPASMGAQLGAPGRTVVAMIGDGGFQMTIQELGTIAQNKLPVKIMLLNNNFLGMVRQWQQLFFEKRYSFTELHNPDFIMIAKGFGIDGHTVDKRENLEDSIQKMIDHDGPYLLEVKIEKEDNVFPMVPTGASVSDVILEP; via the coding sequence ATGACAGCAAAAAAAGTTACCGGTTCACAAGCATTAATTCTGTCGCTTATGGAAGAAGGGGTGGATACCATTTTTGGTTATCCCGGCGGCGCTATTATGCCCGTTTATGATGCGTTGTATGATTTTGACAAAGAGGTAAAACACGTATTGACACGCCACGAACAAGGCGCAATTCACGGAGCACAGGGTTATGCCCGCGTCAGTGGAAAACCAGGAATTTGTTTTGCTACTTCCGGTCCGGGTGCCACTAACCTGATGACCGGTATAGCCGACGCAATGATTGACTCAACACCTCTTGTTTGTATTACCGGACAAGTAGCTGAACCACTGCTCGGAACAGATGCTTTTCAGGAATCAGATGTTGTAGGTATGTCGATTCCAGTTACAAAATGGAACTACCAGGTAACTACACCGGAAGAAATTCCCACAGCAATTGCACAGGCTTTTTATATTGCAACAACAGGTCGTCCGGGTCCGGTTTTAATCGATGTTACAAAAGATGCACAATTCGGAGAGCTTGATTTTGAATACGAAAAATGTACAAAAATCAGAAGTTACGTGCCGGAAACACAGGTTGATCCGCATCAGGTAAAAGCTGCAGCTGAGTTAATCGATGAAGCAAAAAAACCACTGATCTTGTTTGGCCATGGAATTATTATAGGCCGTGCAGAAGAAGAGCTCAAAGCTTTTATTGAAAAGACCGGTATTCCTGCAGCCTGGACACTTATGGGGCTTTCTGCGCTTCCAACTCAACATCCTTTAAACGTTGGTATGCTTGGTATGCACGGAAATTACGGACCAAACAAATTAACCAACGAGGCCGATTTGATCATTGCTGTTGGAATGCGTTTTGATGACCGTGTTACCGGAAAAGTTAGCGAATACGCCAAAAAAGCGAAGATAGTTCATCTTGAAATTGACCCCGCAGAAGTTGATAAAATCATTAAAACAGACGTAAGCGTTTTAGGCGATGCAAAAAAGGCACTAAAAATGCTTATTGATAACGTGAAAGAAAATAATCACGATTCATGGTTGGAAGAATTTAAAAAATGTGATGCAATAGAAAACGAAAAAGTTATTCAGAAAGACTTACATCCCACAAAACCAGGATTGACAATGGGCGAAGCTGTTCGAATAGCTTCAGAAAAAACCAATCACGAAGCCATTTTGGTTACTGATGTTGGTCAGCACCAAATGATCGCCCAGCGTTATTTTAAATTTAAAAATTCGCGAAGCAATGTAACTTCAGGAGGTTTAGGAACCATGGGATTTGGGTTACCGGCTTCGATGGGTGCACAACTTGGAGCTCCAGGTCGTACTGTTGTTGCCATGATTGGGGACGGAGGTTTTCAAATGACCATTCAGGAACTGGGCACCATTGCACAAAACAAACTGCCGGTAAAAATTATGTTGCTGAATAATAACTTCCTGGGAATGGTAAGACAGTGGCAGCAATTATTTTTTGAAAAACGCTATTCATTTACCGAATTGCACAATCCTGACTTCATTATGATTGCAAAAGGATTTGGAATTGATGGACATACCGTTGATAAGCGTGAAAACCTGGAAGACAGCATTCAGAAAATGATCGATCACGATGGTCCTTATTTGCTTGAGGTAAAAATTGAAAAAGAAGATAATGTATTCCCAATGGTTCCAACCGGGGCTTCCGTATCTGATGTAATTTTAGAGCCTTAA
- the ilvN gene encoding acetolactate synthase small subunit: MRQEYIITVYSENHIGLLTRITNVFTRRKTNIDSLTVSESALQGIFKFTIVVHCTQAMAIKLVSQIEKQIDVLKAFYHTNDEMIFQEIALYKVPIDPIYESDTIEKIVRKAGARILEITKDYVVIEKTGHKEDTQALFEELNQFKVMQFIRSGRVAITRDPIERLSEFLKERDAFLTSLD, from the coding sequence ATGAGACAAGAATATATCATAACAGTTTACTCTGAAAACCATATTGGTCTGTTAACCAGAATCACTAACGTTTTCACGCGAAGAAAGACAAATATCGATAGTCTTACTGTATCGGAGTCTGCCTTACAGGGTATTTTCAAATTTACCATTGTAGTGCACTGCACCCAGGCAATGGCCATCAAACTGGTAAGCCAAATCGAAAAGCAAATTGATGTATTAAAGGCTTTTTACCATACCAATGATGAAATGATCTTTCAGGAAATTGCGTTGTACAAAGTTCCTATCGATCCAATTTATGAGAGCGATACCATTGAAAAGATTGTTCGTAAAGCCGGAGCACGTATTCTTGAGATTACCAAAGATTATGTGGTAATTGAAAAAACAGGTCACAAAGAAGATACTCAGGCCTTATTCGAAGAATTAAATCAATTTAAGGTAATGCAGTTTATTCGCTCGGGAAGAGTGGCAATAACGCGTGATCCGATTGAGCGTTTATCGGAATTCCTAAAAGAACGAGACGCTTTCTTAACAAGTTTAGATTAA
- a CDS encoding dipeptide epimerase, producing MNLIIDKIDIYQSPIKLKEPFIISLGPMHYAQNIIVAIHTNQGITGFGECSPFMTINGESMETCFIVGQYLAKILKGKNPEDIELCTMAMDKLIYGNSSIKSAFDMALYDISAKKAGLPLYKFLGGNNTKEMQTDYTVSLTNPEKMAADAKTIVDNGFEIVKVKLGHSKKQDIASIKKIREAIGPKVPIRLDANQGWKSDEALDILKALTPYKIQHCEEPIARWDYMELPDIRRFSPIPIMADETCCDHHDAKRLIALNACDLINIKLSKSGGIFKALKIVKEAKAAKMKIQVGGFLETRLGFTASAHFALSSDNIVYYDFDTPLMMEEDPVDGGIKYNAKGIISIPEIPGLGVKIHDASLARLIKVTV from the coding sequence ATGAACCTTATTATCGACAAGATTGACATCTATCAGTCTCCTATTAAATTAAAGGAACCTTTCATCATCTCATTGGGACCGATGCATTATGCTCAGAACATTATAGTTGCAATTCACACAAACCAGGGCATTACTGGCTTTGGCGAATGTAGCCCTTTTATGACGATTAATGGTGAAAGTATGGAAACATGCTTTATTGTAGGGCAATACCTGGCAAAAATTCTGAAAGGAAAGAATCCGGAAGACATTGAATTATGCACCATGGCCATGGACAAACTTATTTATGGAAATTCAAGCATAAAAAGCGCATTTGACATGGCGTTGTATGACATATCTGCGAAAAAGGCAGGTCTACCACTTTACAAGTTTCTTGGCGGTAACAATACGAAGGAAATGCAAACTGACTATACCGTTAGTTTAACCAATCCGGAAAAAATGGCTGCCGATGCAAAAACCATCGTCGATAATGGCTTCGAGATTGTAAAAGTAAAATTGGGGCACTCGAAAAAACAGGATATTGCAAGCATTAAAAAAATTCGTGAAGCAATTGGCCCCAAAGTCCCTATTCGATTAGACGCTAACCAGGGATGGAAAAGCGATGAGGCACTGGATATACTAAAAGCTCTTACACCATATAAAATTCAACATTGTGAAGAACCTATTGCACGCTGGGATTATATGGAATTACCGGATATCAGGCGGTTCAGCCCTATTCCGATAATGGCTGATGAAACCTGCTGCGATCATCACGATGCAAAACGCTTAATTGCTTTAAACGCCTGCGACCTGATTAATATTAAACTTAGTAAATCGGGTGGTATTTTTAAAGCCCTAAAAATTGTAAAAGAGGCAAAAGCTGCGAAGATGAAAATTCAGGTCGGTGGTTTTCTTGAAACACGTTTAGGATTTACGGCTTCGGCGCATTTTGCACTTTCGTCTGACAACATTGTTTATTACGATTTTGATACACCGTTGATGATGGAGGAAGATCCTGTGGACGGTGGCATAAAATACAACGCAAAAGGCATTATTAGCATCCCTGAAATACCTGGATTAGGAGTTAAAATACACGATGCCTCTTTAGCCAGGCTAATCAAAGTTACCGTATAA
- the ercA gene encoding alcohol dehydrogenase-like regulatory protein ErcA has protein sequence MIVPLRKCLVPEFILGDGATNLANRYIKFFNPKKVLVVTDRGLKKTKLVSNVEKQLKADNISYCIYDNISPNPRDYEVMEGADVYRKEDCNVILAIGGGSPTDAAKGIGIVSTNHHHIKSFEGVDKILAPMPPLVCIPTTAGTSADISQFAIILDTELKTKLAIISKTVVPDTSLIDAETTLTMDKELTAATGIDALVHAIEAYVSTASSVITDMNALEAIKLVKQYLPLTIKSPLNLEYRNKMMLASLLAGIAFSNASLGLVHAMAHALGGLKDAPHGMCNAILLDHVIDFNFESATNKYVDIGNAFGINLDSSNPASSKALLIEALQEFKHICGIQPGLKQIGLKKADFRELAQKAYNDSCIVTNPKDAEIADIEKILEYAW, from the coding sequence ATGATTGTACCACTTCGTAAATGTCTCGTCCCTGAGTTTATATTGGGAGATGGTGCTACTAACCTAGCCAATCGATATATTAAATTTTTTAATCCAAAAAAAGTTCTGGTTGTTACGGATAGAGGACTAAAAAAAACAAAGCTGGTTTCAAACGTTGAGAAACAATTAAAGGCTGATAATATTTCCTACTGCATTTATGATAATATATCGCCAAATCCGCGGGATTATGAAGTAATGGAAGGTGCGGATGTATATCGTAAAGAAGACTGTAACGTTATTCTTGCAATTGGAGGAGGAAGTCCTACAGATGCTGCCAAAGGAATTGGGATTGTTAGCACCAACCACCATCATATTAAAAGCTTTGAAGGCGTCGATAAGATTTTGGCCCCTATGCCTCCTTTGGTGTGTATTCCTACAACTGCCGGAACATCGGCCGACATTTCGCAGTTTGCCATAATTTTAGATACCGAACTAAAAACAAAATTGGCAATAATAAGTAAAACGGTTGTCCCCGACACCTCCCTAATTGACGCAGAAACAACCTTAACAATGGATAAAGAGCTGACAGCTGCCACTGGTATAGATGCCTTGGTGCACGCCATTGAAGCTTATGTTTCTACGGCCAGTTCAGTCATAACTGATATGAATGCATTGGAAGCCATAAAGCTTGTAAAACAATATCTTCCACTAACAATAAAATCGCCATTAAACCTTGAATACCGAAATAAAATGATGCTGGCAAGCTTATTGGCCGGAATTGCTTTCTCAAATGCCAGCCTTGGACTTGTACATGCCATGGCCCATGCATTAGGAGGCCTAAAGGATGCACCTCACGGCATGTGTAATGCCATCCTTTTAGATCATGTTATTGATTTCAATTTCGAATCTGCTACCAATAAATATGTCGATATTGGAAATGCATTTGGAATAAACTTAGATAGTTCAAATCCTGCTTCAAGCAAGGCACTTCTTATTGAAGCATTACAGGAATTCAAACACATTTGTGGTATTCAACCGGGGCTAAAACAAATTGGCCTTAAAAAAGCGGATTTCAGAGAACTAGCTCAAAAAGCTTATAACGATTCGTGTATTGTTACTAACCCGAAAGATGCTGAGATAGCAGATATTGAGAAAATACTTGAATATGCCTGGTAG
- a CDS encoding ATP-binding protein, with amino-acid sequence MPGRRRSDIRDKIIGLGENSHKKSYYPQLVDQLEEIKRQKESLEKKNHELKNLLEQLSLSKEKAEESERLKSAFLANMSHEIRTPMNGIMGFTDLLKKPGLSFEEHQQFIEIIQKSGERMLNTINDIIDISKIDAGQIEVHFTTINLREELESFYNFFYPQAAKKTIDLKVTNRLTANQETFITDATKFSSIITNLVRNALKYTFSGSIEVLFEKKDNFFFCYVKDTGIGIPEDRKQAIFERFIQGDIQDKRALEGSGLGLAIAKSYVDILDGKIWFESVEGKGTTFFVNLPWKDKNANLNQETKNKKAIDVIESKLSMLPSKFKVLIVEDDKVNALYLNMLLKKHCSELLLATGGVEAVEKVRNNPDIDLVLLDIKIPDINGYMAADEIRKFNKHVIIIAQTAYAFPGDKQKAIAKGFNDYMVKPLNKNDLLATIAKHIK; translated from the coding sequence ATGCCTGGTAGAAGAAGATCAGACATACGAGATAAAATTATCGGACTGGGAGAAAACTCGCATAAAAAAAGCTATTATCCTCAGCTCGTTGATCAGCTTGAAGAAATAAAACGTCAGAAAGAGTCGCTGGAGAAAAAAAACCACGAACTCAAAAATCTTCTTGAACAATTATCTCTGTCTAAAGAAAAGGCTGAAGAATCAGAACGATTAAAATCAGCATTTCTGGCAAACATGAGCCACGAAATAAGAACGCCTATGAATGGGATAATGGGTTTTACTGACCTGTTGAAAAAACCGGGACTATCATTTGAAGAACACCAACAATTTATCGAGATTATTCAGAAAAGTGGTGAGCGCATGCTAAACACCATTAATGATATTATTGATATCTCAAAGATTGATGCAGGGCAAATTGAGGTACATTTTACAACCATTAATTTGCGTGAAGAATTAGAATCATTTTACAATTTCTTTTATCCTCAAGCTGCGAAAAAAACAATTGACCTGAAAGTAACAAATCGTTTAACCGCTAACCAGGAAACATTCATAACCGATGCAACAAAATTCAGTTCAATAATTACAAACCTTGTTCGTAACGCATTAAAATATACATTTTCAGGTTCTATCGAAGTTTTATTTGAAAAGAAGGATAATTTTTTCTTTTGCTATGTAAAAGATACCGGTATTGGAATCCCTGAAGACCGGAAACAGGCCATTTTCGAAAGGTTTATTCAAGGAGACATTCAGGATAAAAGGGCACTTGAAGGCTCTGGGCTGGGACTGGCAATAGCTAAATCTTATGTAGATATACTTGATGGTAAAATATGGTTTGAATCTGTAGAAGGAAAAGGTACAACCTTTTTTGTGAACCTGCCATGGAAGGACAAAAATGCTAACTTAAACCAGGAAACGAAAAACAAAAAGGCAATTGATGTAATTGAATCAAAGTTAAGCATGCTACCTTCAAAATTTAAGGTATTAATTGTAGAAGACGATAAAGTAAATGCCCTGTATTTAAACATGTTGTTAAAAAAACACTGCTCCGAATTATTATTAGCTACCGGAGGTGTGGAAGCCGTAGAAAAAGTGCGAAACAACCCGGATATTGACTTGGTTCTTCTTGATATAAAAATCCCGGATATAAATGGTTACATGGCTGCTGACGAAATAAGAAAGTTTAACAAACATGTAATTATAATAGCTCAAACAGCATATGCTTTTCCGGGCGACAAACAAAAAGCTATTGCAAAAGGATTCAATGATTACATGGTAAAACCTTTAAACAAAAACGATCTGTTGGCAACAATTGCAAAACACATAAAATAA